The following is a genomic window from Hymenobacter gelipurpurascens.
AGGGCTTGTTTCGCGGGGCCATTGGTAGGCACCAGAGCATGCAGGCGAAGGCGGCCGAATAGCGTGTCGGTAGGCTGCGAAGGACGGGCCGGCACCGAATCGGCAAAGATCCGGGAGATGAACGCAACGCCTTCGGGATGCTGCACGAGGCGCAACCGCACGGCCTGCCCATCGCGCGTCCCTACCAACTGGGGACCCACGCGTTTCAGTCGCCAAACAAGGCCTTCGTCGCCTTCAACAGAAAGCGGAAGGCTGCTCTCGTGCAGCAATAAGCTATCTGGCGAAGCAGCATAATTTTCTCCGGTCAGGCTGACTGGCCGGCCCTCAGCCGCGGCATAGAAACCACCTATTCGCCCCGAGAGAAACTCTTCTGATGTGCTCCCGAAGTTCTGTAGGTGCAGCGTAATACTATCCGTAGTGCCCGGCAACAAGGTCCGGTACTGCCGGTACCACGTGTCCGGCGAATCGGTGAGTTGGGAAGTGGTAGTTGGCTGGGTAGGTGCAGCAGAGGTGGCTGCGGGCTTATCGGAACCCGATTGGCAGGCCGTTAGCCATAGGCCTAGGCCACTTATAGCCCAAAGCCTGGCCGAAAAAGCAACCGAAAGAAAGCGGGAGAAACACGTCATCAGCTCAAAGGAAGAGGATTCAGAGACGAAGCACAACTGTTGTACAACTTATTGGCATAGTCACCCCTGCAATAAATGGCTTGTCGTATGTAGTAACTCTATTTCGACCTTTTCTCCACACCTTCAAACTACTCCTATGAGCTACATTAAAGCCGGCACCGATGCCAATGGCAACGACGTAAAGCTGCACTATATCGACCAGGGCCAGGGCAACCCGATTGTTCTGATACATGGCTGGCCCGCCAGCTACGAGATGTGGGAATACCAGCTGGCCGAGCTGCCTAAGCACAATAACCGTGTAGTGGCCTACACGCGCCGTGGCTTCGGCAACTCCTCCAAAACCTGGGAAGGCAATGACTACGATACGCTGGCCGACGACCTGAAAGCCGTACTCGACACGCTGGACCTGCAGAACGTGACGCTAGTGGGCTTCTCGATGGGTGGCGGCGAAGTGGCCCGCTACATGAGCCGCCACGGCGGGGCCCGCGTGAGCAAAGTGGCCTTTATTTCGGCCGTAACGCCCTTCCTGCTGCAGACCGACGATAACCCCGACGGTGCGCCCAAGGAAACCTTCGACAAGATGGTGGAAGGCATCAATAAAGACCGCTTCGACTTTCTGGCCTCGTTCGGCAAAAAGTTCTTCGGTGTTGGCACCATCAGCCACCCCGTAAGCTCCGCCACGCTGGACTGGATGCAGGCCATGTGCCAGCAAGCCTCGCCCCGCGCCACGGAGCAGGATGTGTATGCCTTTGCGGCCACCGATTTCCGCCAGGACCTGGCTACCATTAAAGTCCCTACGCTGGTTGTCCATGGCAGCAGCGACGAAACCGTGCCCGCTAAAGTGAGTGGCGAGCGGATGACCCAGTTTGTACCGCATGCCCAGTTTGTGGAGTACAGTGGCGCCCCGCACGGCCTGTTCGTGACGGAGAAAGAACGCCTGAACCGCGACATTCTGGCTTTCAGCAGTGGTGGCACGGTAGAAGGTACCGCCGACCGCTACTAGCGGCTCCGCTACCCGAAATGCAAAAGCGCTATTGGCCTAGGCCAGTAGCGCTTTTTTTGTGGAGCATAAAAAAACCGACCAGCCCGGAGGCGGTCGGTTTTAGTGAAGATAGGCGTGCCAGTTTTCGTCGAGGGTGCCAGCACTTAGTTTGAGGAAACCACTGAGGGTAGGTTTTTTGGGTTGCTGCCGAATGATGAGGCCGGCTTCCTGCGGGGTCCGATGCCCTTTGGCGTGGTTGCACCTGGAGCAGGCCGTGAGCAGGTTGCTCCAACTGGAGTCGCCGCCCCTACTCCTGGGCAGCACGTGGTCCAGGGTCAGGTTTTTAGTGGAGCCACAGTATTGGCACTCAAAATGGTCCCGCTTCATAATGTTATGGCGGCTCAGGGCAATGCCTTTGTACGGCACGCGCACATACCGCTGCAACCGAATGATGCTGGGCTTCGGGAAGGCTTTGCTTACCGTGCGCAACACCCCATCGGACTTGGCAATCAACTCGGCTTTTTCCAAAAACAGAAGCACGAAGGCTTTCTGTACACTACACAGCGTTATGGCGGTGTAGTCGCCGTTTAACACGAGCACTTTTTGATCCATAATGCGCTAAGAAAAAAGAATCTGGCCTGGCAGAAAGCTAGATGATTCTTAGCGCATTAACAATAGCCTGACGCTTCTGGTTGCAGGTCCTTAGGATGTATTTCAGAATGTATGGCCGCAGCCGGAAGCCAACTTCTAGTCCTCCGGCAACACCCGCTTAATCAGGCGGAGCTTGTGCGAATACTTTTTCCGGTCGCGGTTATAAATGCCGTTATGGTCGAGCGGGTCAATGCGCACTTCGCCGCTGGCGTGCAGAATCTGCTGGTCTTCCAGCATCAGGCCTACATGGATGATACGGCCGTCGGCATTATCAAAAAAAGCCAGGTCGCCGGGGCGGGTCTGGGCCACGAAGTGCACGGGCTGGCCTACGTTGATCTGCTGGTGCGCATCGCGCGGGAGTTGCACCCCAATCAGGCCGTAGAGCTGCTGCATGAGGCCTGAGCAGTCAATACCAAACATGGTTTTGCCGCCCCACAGATATGGCGCTTTCAAAAAGGTGAGGGCCATTTTCTGGAGCAACCGCAACCGCTGGTCGATGGGCCCGTGCGGACCGTGGCCGTTTTGGGGGTTAGTGGCGG
Proteins encoded in this region:
- a CDS encoding HNH endonuclease, translated to MDQKVLVLNGDYTAITLCSVQKAFVLLFLEKAELIAKSDGVLRTVSKAFPKPSIIRLQRYVRVPYKGIALSRHNIMKRDHFECQYCGSTKNLTLDHVLPRSRGGDSSWSNLLTACSRCNHAKGHRTPQEAGLIIRQQPKKPTLSGFLKLSAGTLDENWHAYLH
- a CDS encoding C40 family peptidase, with protein sequence MEHGICALSVVPVRAEPTDKAEIVTQLIFGECYSILQVQGTWCQVRSAADQYVGWMDHKQHLPVTAEYLQAWLAQDHPRTLDVVQMVSCPNTRIPVSLGARLPFFDGMTLRLGEQQLFYNGAATNPQNGHGPHGPIDQRLRLLQKMALTFLKAPYLWGGKTMFGIDCSGLMQQLYGLIGVQLPRDAHQQINVGQPVHFVAQTRPGDLAFFDNADGRIIHVGLMLEDQQILHASGEVRIDPLDHNGIYNRDRKKYSHKLRLIKRVLPED
- a CDS encoding alpha/beta fold hydrolase; the encoded protein is MSYIKAGTDANGNDVKLHYIDQGQGNPIVLIHGWPASYEMWEYQLAELPKHNNRVVAYTRRGFGNSSKTWEGNDYDTLADDLKAVLDTLDLQNVTLVGFSMGGGEVARYMSRHGGARVSKVAFISAVTPFLLQTDDNPDGAPKETFDKMVEGINKDRFDFLASFGKKFFGVGTISHPVSSATLDWMQAMCQQASPRATEQDVYAFAATDFRQDLATIKVPTLVVHGSSDETVPAKVSGERMTQFVPHAQFVEYSGAPHGLFVTEKERLNRDILAFSSGGTVEGTADRY